One stretch of Ostrinia nubilalis chromosome 11, ilOstNubi1.1, whole genome shotgun sequence DNA includes these proteins:
- the LOC135075840 gene encoding uncharacterized protein LOC135075840 isoform X2 has protein sequence MRDRFRSGIRVDIKQLTNDFPKKLLVAVTVVIIVAMCLRPAEAASIEHKRHRGPHDNMKPTKDSSVSRTEALLKDHKRRHQGQKNGTHTTKDTLGSLRRQTDPYERARIKIENKVSYTKDNFDERRKELKESGDYGSGMPTWLPKTNFVDIHFHNYRISHKNEAAKSKRIFVFLIRKLYKSLLEYHELFKRFKVVEVVSPDTQITSYNVKRQVIFTKTTDDLYSAIEDIKDAMISVKMPAPKINLAKMKLDTIKPKVDAARYLKNDDILLRAYGNLLDNWHLEFNCSKFRKTGKNRKVALHKCVQYENNLREKRNKRKRNKRKKQPSSP, from the exons ATGAGAGACCGCTTTCGTTCAGGAATACGCGTTGACATTAAACAGTTGACCAACG ATTTTCCCAAAAAGCTATTGGTAGCTGTAACGGTAGTGATAATCGTAGCGATGTGCCTGAGGCCAGCGGAGGCAGCTTCCATAGAGCACAAGAGACATAGAGGCCCGCACGACAACATGAAACCAACCAAAGACTCGAGCGTGTCGCGGACAGAGGCTCTGCTGAAGGACCACAAGAGGCGGCATCAAGGCCAGAAGAACGGGACCCACACAACCAAAGATACCCTCGGGAGTTTAAGAAGACAGACGGACCCGTACGAGAGAGCGCGAATAAAGATAGAGAATAAAGTGTCGTACACGAAAGACAACTTTGACGAGAGGCGGAAGGAGCTGAAGGAATCTGGAGATTATGGCTCCGGGATGCCGACGTGGCTGCCCAAGACTAACTTTGTGGATATCCACTTCCACAACTACAGAATCTCACACAAAAATGAGGCGGCGAAATCGAAACGcatt TTCGTCTTTCTGATCAGAAAGCTCTACAAATCTCTGCTGGAGTACCACGAGCTGTTCAAGCGCTTCAAAGTCGTGGAAGTCGTATCCCCCGACACACAAATCACCAGCTACAACGTCAAGAGGCAGGTCATCTTCACCAAGACGACGGACGACCTCTACAGCGCGATAGAAGACATCAAGGACGCCATGATCAGCGTAAAAATGCCTGCCCCCAAAATCAACCTGGCCAAAATGAAGCTAGACACAATAAAACCTAAAGTAGACGCAGCCAGATACCTAAAAAATGACGACATCCTCCTCAGAGCGTATGGAAACCTATTAGATAACTGGCATCTAGAGTTCAACTGCTCCAAATTCAGGAAAACGGGCAAGAACAGGAAAGTAGCGCTGCACAAATGTGTGCAGTACGAGAACAACCTTAGAGAAAAAAGAAACAAGCGCAAAAGAAATAAACGCAAGAAGCAGCCGAGCAGCCCATAA
- the LOC135075840 gene encoding uncharacterized protein LOC135075840 isoform X1, whose product MIDTCTCSKQCSSKQGFESLRLHYFPKKLLVAVTVVIIVAMCLRPAEAASIEHKRHRGPHDNMKPTKDSSVSRTEALLKDHKRRHQGQKNGTHTTKDTLGSLRRQTDPYERARIKIENKVSYTKDNFDERRKELKESGDYGSGMPTWLPKTNFVDIHFHNYRISHKNEAAKSKRIFVFLIRKLYKSLLEYHELFKRFKVVEVVSPDTQITSYNVKRQVIFTKTTDDLYSAIEDIKDAMISVKMPAPKINLAKMKLDTIKPKVDAARYLKNDDILLRAYGNLLDNWHLEFNCSKFRKTGKNRKVALHKCVQYENNLREKRNKRKRNKRKKQPSSP is encoded by the exons atgattGACACGTGCACCTGCAGTAAACAATGTTCCTCAAAACAAGGATTTGAATCTCTCAGATTACact ATTTTCCCAAAAAGCTATTGGTAGCTGTAACGGTAGTGATAATCGTAGCGATGTGCCTGAGGCCAGCGGAGGCAGCTTCCATAGAGCACAAGAGACATAGAGGCCCGCACGACAACATGAAACCAACCAAAGACTCGAGCGTGTCGCGGACAGAGGCTCTGCTGAAGGACCACAAGAGGCGGCATCAAGGCCAGAAGAACGGGACCCACACAACCAAAGATACCCTCGGGAGTTTAAGAAGACAGACGGACCCGTACGAGAGAGCGCGAATAAAGATAGAGAATAAAGTGTCGTACACGAAAGACAACTTTGACGAGAGGCGGAAGGAGCTGAAGGAATCTGGAGATTATGGCTCCGGGATGCCGACGTGGCTGCCCAAGACTAACTTTGTGGATATCCACTTCCACAACTACAGAATCTCACACAAAAATGAGGCGGCGAAATCGAAACGcatt TTCGTCTTTCTGATCAGAAAGCTCTACAAATCTCTGCTGGAGTACCACGAGCTGTTCAAGCGCTTCAAAGTCGTGGAAGTCGTATCCCCCGACACACAAATCACCAGCTACAACGTCAAGAGGCAGGTCATCTTCACCAAGACGACGGACGACCTCTACAGCGCGATAGAAGACATCAAGGACGCCATGATCAGCGTAAAAATGCCTGCCCCCAAAATCAACCTGGCCAAAATGAAGCTAGACACAATAAAACCTAAAGTAGACGCAGCCAGATACCTAAAAAATGACGACATCCTCCTCAGAGCGTATGGAAACCTATTAGATAACTGGCATCTAGAGTTCAACTGCTCCAAATTCAGGAAAACGGGCAAGAACAGGAAAGTAGCGCTGCACAAATGTGTGCAGTACGAGAACAACCTTAGAGAAAAAAGAAACAAGCGCAAAAGAAATAAACGCAAGAAGCAGCCGAGCAGCCCATAA
- the LOC135075840 gene encoding uncharacterized protein LOC135075840 isoform X3 → MDVFLTDFPKKLLVAVTVVIIVAMCLRPAEAASIEHKRHRGPHDNMKPTKDSSVSRTEALLKDHKRRHQGQKNGTHTTKDTLGSLRRQTDPYERARIKIENKVSYTKDNFDERRKELKESGDYGSGMPTWLPKTNFVDIHFHNYRISHKNEAAKSKRIFVFLIRKLYKSLLEYHELFKRFKVVEVVSPDTQITSYNVKRQVIFTKTTDDLYSAIEDIKDAMISVKMPAPKINLAKMKLDTIKPKVDAARYLKNDDILLRAYGNLLDNWHLEFNCSKFRKTGKNRKVALHKCVQYENNLREKRNKRKRNKRKKQPSSP, encoded by the exons ATGGATGTCTTTTTAACTG ATTTTCCCAAAAAGCTATTGGTAGCTGTAACGGTAGTGATAATCGTAGCGATGTGCCTGAGGCCAGCGGAGGCAGCTTCCATAGAGCACAAGAGACATAGAGGCCCGCACGACAACATGAAACCAACCAAAGACTCGAGCGTGTCGCGGACAGAGGCTCTGCTGAAGGACCACAAGAGGCGGCATCAAGGCCAGAAGAACGGGACCCACACAACCAAAGATACCCTCGGGAGTTTAAGAAGACAGACGGACCCGTACGAGAGAGCGCGAATAAAGATAGAGAATAAAGTGTCGTACACGAAAGACAACTTTGACGAGAGGCGGAAGGAGCTGAAGGAATCTGGAGATTATGGCTCCGGGATGCCGACGTGGCTGCCCAAGACTAACTTTGTGGATATCCACTTCCACAACTACAGAATCTCACACAAAAATGAGGCGGCGAAATCGAAACGcatt TTCGTCTTTCTGATCAGAAAGCTCTACAAATCTCTGCTGGAGTACCACGAGCTGTTCAAGCGCTTCAAAGTCGTGGAAGTCGTATCCCCCGACACACAAATCACCAGCTACAACGTCAAGAGGCAGGTCATCTTCACCAAGACGACGGACGACCTCTACAGCGCGATAGAAGACATCAAGGACGCCATGATCAGCGTAAAAATGCCTGCCCCCAAAATCAACCTGGCCAAAATGAAGCTAGACACAATAAAACCTAAAGTAGACGCAGCCAGATACCTAAAAAATGACGACATCCTCCTCAGAGCGTATGGAAACCTATTAGATAACTGGCATCTAGAGTTCAACTGCTCCAAATTCAGGAAAACGGGCAAGAACAGGAAAGTAGCGCTGCACAAATGTGTGCAGTACGAGAACAACCTTAGAGAAAAAAGAAACAAGCGCAAAAGAAATAAACGCAAGAAGCAGCCGAGCAGCCCATAA